The following proteins are co-located in the uncultured Tolumonas sp. genome:
- a CDS encoding glycosyltransferase family 9 protein: MRILVVRNDKIGDFMLAWPSFAMLKQSCDCHITALVPNYTAPLAHLCPWIDSVIIDPGKNASKEQQTLLLTQVKSQFDAAITLFSTGRIGWLLWRAKIPYRLAPATKLAQLFYNHRLMQRRSLSEKPEYQYNLDLIRLFLADHQWNIVEPEAPYLVFPRELLSQVRLETAQALNIVASSSWVMVHCGSGGSANNLSVAQYAELVVCLYKYHPGRHFLLTAGPGEEEKTNELAELLRNMGVPVTVYVSRDGLVRFAQVLANAELFIAGSTGPLHMASALDVPTVGFFPQRRSATPLRWRPLNSEGRHLAFSPPEGEFSEQNMGLLNMPQCADAIRLWWCGWMH, translated from the coding sequence ATGCGAATACTGGTCGTGCGAAATGATAAGATTGGCGATTTTATGCTGGCTTGGCCCAGTTTTGCTATGTTAAAGCAGTCTTGTGATTGTCATATCACGGCTTTAGTTCCTAATTATACTGCTCCGTTAGCACACTTATGTCCTTGGATTGATAGCGTTATCATTGATCCGGGAAAGAACGCATCTAAAGAACAGCAAACGTTGTTATTGACACAGGTTAAAAGTCAATTTGACGCGGCTATTACACTATTTTCAACCGGACGAATTGGTTGGTTATTATGGCGAGCTAAAATTCCTTACCGTTTGGCTCCGGCAACGAAGTTGGCTCAACTTTTTTACAATCACCGTTTGATGCAGCGACGATCTCTCTCAGAAAAGCCAGAATATCAGTACAATCTTGACCTGATTCGTCTTTTTTTAGCTGATCATCAATGGAATATTGTTGAGCCTGAAGCACCATATTTAGTTTTTCCAAGAGAGCTATTGTCACAAGTTCGCTTGGAAACAGCTCAGGCATTAAATATCGTAGCCTCATCATCGTGGGTTATGGTGCATTGCGGTAGTGGTGGGTCGGCAAATAATTTATCAGTGGCGCAATATGCTGAACTGGTTGTTTGTTTATATAAATATCATCCTGGACGCCATTTTTTGTTAACTGCAGGCCCAGGGGAAGAAGAAAAGACCAATGAATTAGCAGAACTGCTACGAAATATGGGTGTTCCAGTTACAGTTTATGTTTCTCGTGATGGTTTAGTTCGTTTTGCTCAGGTATTGGCGAATGCAGAATTGTTTATTGCTGGCAGTACCGGGCCATTGCACATGGCTTCTGCGCTGGATGTTCCAACGGTTGGTTTTTTTCCCCAACGCCGTTCTGCGACACCTCTGCGTTGGCGGCCATTGAATAGCGAAGGGCGTCACTTAGCTTTTTCTCCGCCAGAAGGTGAGTTCAGTGAACAGAATATGGGGCTGTTGAATATGCCTCAATGTGCCGATGCCATCCGACTTTGGTGGTGTGGCTGGATGCATTAA
- a CDS encoding glycosyltransferase family 2 protein codes for MTNATIAAVLIVKNEGENLRACLQSVAGWVDEIIILDSGSSDNTAEIAAEFNARYDIEPIWQGYGRQRQMAQQRVTADWCFWLDADERVTAELQQSIKAVLQQPDRNTAYTIPRLNWVFGRYIRHCGWYPDRVIRLYPTKLTSYNAALVHEKVEITASMQLQPLQGDLVHIPYKDLEHYLVKSARYAKAWADGREAKGKSSSLLQGILHALGCFSRMYILRAGFFDGKAGFLLSVLSAHSTFVKYADLWLRNQNKQSK; via the coding sequence ATGACTAACGCAACGATTGCCGCTGTATTAATTGTCAAAAATGAAGGGGAAAATCTGCGCGCCTGTTTACAATCAGTTGCGGGATGGGTGGATGAAATTATTATTCTCGACTCCGGCAGCAGTGATAACACCGCAGAAATTGCCGCTGAATTTAATGCCCGCTATGACATAGAGCCAATCTGGCAAGGTTATGGCCGCCAACGCCAAATGGCTCAGCAACGCGTCACCGCCGATTGGTGCTTCTGGCTAGATGCCGACGAACGAGTCACAGCTGAACTACAACAAAGCATCAAAGCCGTCTTGCAACAGCCAGATCGTAATACAGCCTATACCATCCCCCGACTGAACTGGGTTTTTGGTCGTTATATTCGCCATTGCGGCTGGTATCCAGATCGCGTGATCCGTTTATATCCGACCAAATTAACCAGCTACAACGCAGCATTAGTGCATGAAAAAGTAGAGATTACTGCCAGTATGCAGCTTCAGCCTTTACAAGGTGATCTGGTACATATCCCTTACAAAGATTTGGAACATTATCTGGTGAAATCAGCTCGGTATGCAAAAGCATGGGCCGATGGTAGAGAGGCCAAGGGAAAAAGTAGCAGTTTATTACAAGGCATACTACATGCTCTTGGCTGCTTTAGCCGGATGTATATCCTACGGGCGGGTTTTTTCGATGGTAAAGCAGGCTTTTTACTTTCCGTCTTATCAGCACATTCCACTTTTGTGAAATATGCTGATCTGTGGTTACGTAATCAAAATAAACAGAGCAAATAA
- a CDS encoding glycosyltransferase family 9 protein, giving the protein MPLFSVPPKTLCLIRLSAIGDCVHAVAMVQAIQRQWPQTRIVWIMGKLEAQLLSDLPGIDVIPFDKKAGFRGYWQIWRQLRHIRFDALLHMQSALRASLLRLGIRAKTVLGFDQQRAGDGQQYFTNCKVKSPESPHVLDGFMAFAQELGIRDLTPKWFIPTSDIDDDWARKQINGKPTLLISPAASKAFKNWTTAGYATLADHAANKGLQVFLCGGPSAAEQVMAQEIISQCQNTPRNLIGKTNLKQLMALIKQSHLVLAPDTGPTHMATAVGVPVLGLYAHHNPQRTGPYHCRQYVVSVYEKLITQQTGRSLSELAWRTRLKDDQAMQQISIEQVKVAFDTLLGDYPLADETKHD; this is encoded by the coding sequence ATGCCTCTTTTTTCTGTGCCACCGAAAACCCTGTGCCTGATCCGTCTTTCTGCCATTGGCGACTGTGTTCATGCTGTTGCGATGGTGCAAGCCATCCAACGTCAGTGGCCGCAGACCCGTATTGTCTGGATCATGGGCAAATTAGAAGCACAATTACTGAGTGATCTACCCGGTATTGATGTGATCCCGTTTGATAAAAAAGCAGGTTTTCGCGGATATTGGCAAATCTGGCGCCAACTACGACATATCCGGTTTGATGCCTTATTGCATATGCAAAGTGCATTACGCGCCAGTTTATTGCGATTGGGGATCAGAGCCAAAACCGTGTTAGGTTTTGATCAACAACGCGCAGGTGATGGCCAGCAATATTTCACCAATTGCAAAGTGAAATCGCCTGAATCCCCTCATGTACTTGATGGTTTTATGGCTTTTGCACAAGAACTGGGTATTCGTGATCTGACACCTAAATGGTTTATCCCTACCTCAGACATCGATGATGATTGGGCTCGAAAACAAATTAATGGCAAACCAACCCTGCTGATTAGCCCCGCTGCAAGTAAAGCATTTAAAAACTGGACGACGGCCGGTTATGCCACACTTGCAGACCATGCAGCCAACAAAGGTCTGCAAGTTTTCCTGTGCGGTGGACCAAGTGCAGCCGAACAAGTCATGGCGCAAGAAATAATCAGCCAATGCCAAAATACACCGCGGAATTTGATTGGAAAAACCAATCTAAAACAGCTAATGGCACTCATAAAGCAATCTCATCTGGTCTTAGCACCCGATACTGGCCCCACACATATGGCAACCGCAGTAGGAGTGCCAGTGCTTGGTTTATATGCGCATCATAATCCACAACGTACTGGTCCTTATCACTGTCGGCAGTATGTCGTCAGTGTTTATGAAAAACTCATCACGCAACAAACTGGTAGGTCACTGTCTGAATTGGCTTGGCGTACCCGCCTCAAAGATGACCAAGCTATGCAACAAATCAGCATTGAACAGGTTAAAGTTGCGTTTGATACGCTACTTGGCGATTATCCACTAGCAGACGAGACCAAGCATGACTAA
- a CDS encoding glycosyltransferase family 9 protein, whose protein sequence is MRYLVVQTKQIGDVLVSTALCDNLKKNDPTSEVHYLVMDYCAGMAQGDPYIDKLIIIDKSQRNNWRYLWRLMMQLRQQHYDVVINSQGQMIGLLTCLFSGAKTRIGFDSFPWRLGHNRVVRFGLDTEHQGNCSMLDDRFSLLKPLKLAKEDRNYHLWLSDIEKVLAKKTLLAAGIELQRPLIALGVNSLGSYKRWPIDYFAQLAQWLIEQYGAQILVYAAPNERDYNCQLRHLLPAHLQAMVFDRIDTASIRELAGLLSHCQLFVGNDTGPRHIAQALDIPLLTIVAPTGAKSIANPLNHPRFQAIDVWDVLGEQQKQQLLPTLQRDGSDQELFRQLTPKNVIPVVTALIDKQCRITKA, encoded by the coding sequence GTGAGATATTTGGTAGTGCAGACCAAACAAATCGGTGATGTATTGGTATCTACGGCACTGTGCGATAATTTAAAGAAGAATGATCCCACCAGCGAAGTGCATTATCTGGTGATGGATTATTGTGCTGGAATGGCACAAGGTGATCCCTATATTGATAAGTTGATCATCATTGATAAATCACAGCGTAATAACTGGCGTTATCTCTGGCGCTTGATGATGCAATTACGTCAGCAGCACTATGATGTCGTCATTAATAGCCAGGGACAAATGATTGGATTACTGACCTGTTTGTTCAGTGGTGCTAAGACGCGCATTGGTTTTGATTCTTTTCCATGGCGGTTAGGACATAACCGGGTTGTCCGTTTTGGTTTGGATACCGAACATCAAGGTAATTGTTCTATGCTGGATGATCGGTTTTCATTATTGAAACCGCTTAAGCTGGCGAAAGAAGATCGTAATTATCATCTCTGGTTGTCAGATATTGAGAAGGTGCTGGCGAAGAAAACATTATTAGCTGCCGGCATTGAGCTGCAACGCCCACTGATTGCATTAGGTGTTAATTCTTTGGGGAGCTATAAACGCTGGCCCATCGATTATTTTGCTCAATTAGCCCAATGGCTGATTGAACAATACGGTGCTCAGATTTTGGTGTATGCAGCACCGAATGAGCGAGACTATAACTGTCAATTACGTCACTTATTACCTGCTCATTTACAAGCCATGGTATTTGATCGCATCGATACGGCTTCTATCCGGGAATTGGCCGGATTACTGAGTCATTGCCAATTATTTGTGGGCAATGATACTGGGCCCCGACATATTGCGCAGGCACTGGATATCCCGTTACTGACTATTGTGGCGCCTACCGGAGCCAAAAGCATCGCCAATCCGCTAAACCATCCCCGTTTTCAAGCAATTGATGTATGGGATGTGTTGGGTGAACAGCAAAAACAGCAACTGTTACCGACATTACAACGAGATGGCTCTGATCAGGAATTGTTTCGTCAATTGACACCGAAAAATGTTATTCCAGTTGTTACTGCATTGATTGATAAACAATGCCGGATAACAAAGGCTTGA
- the waaF gene encoding lipopolysaccharide heptosyltransferase II, with protein sequence MKTLLIAPSWVGDMVMSQSLYITLKKQQPDMELHVMAPRWCLPLLARMPQVDQAIEMPLGHGDFKLSARWRLGRELKKNQYTQAIVLPNSLKSALIPLFAQIPKRTGWKGESRYGLLNDLRNNKKAFPLMVQRYIALAFARQKMRSEKDILEIPYPALQVDKAQQHAAMSRLSVNLDKPVLGLCPGAEFGPSKRWPEEHYAAIANLWIADGGEVWIFGSQKDQPVANTIRQNLPAELQTHCHLLAGNTSLTEAIDLLAACTKVVSNDSGLMHIAAAVNTPLVAVYGSTSPGYTPPLSQKVQIVHTDIECRPCFKRECPYSHLKCLKELHPNQVWHALSALK encoded by the coding sequence ATGAAAACCCTCTTAATCGCCCCTTCGTGGGTCGGCGATATGGTGATGTCGCAAAGTCTCTATATCACCTTAAAAAAGCAGCAACCCGATATGGAACTCCATGTCATGGCGCCACGCTGGTGTCTACCTTTGCTGGCCCGTATGCCACAGGTCGATCAAGCCATCGAAATGCCGCTAGGCCATGGAGATTTCAAATTATCGGCTCGCTGGAGACTGGGGCGTGAGCTTAAAAAAAACCAGTATACTCAGGCTATTGTCTTACCCAATTCACTGAAATCAGCTCTGATCCCACTCTTTGCTCAAATACCTAAACGTACAGGCTGGAAAGGCGAAAGTCGGTATGGATTGCTGAACGACTTACGGAATAATAAAAAAGCATTCCCGTTGATGGTGCAACGTTACATCGCGTTGGCATTTGCTCGCCAGAAAATGCGCTCCGAAAAAGACATCCTTGAGATCCCTTATCCCGCATTACAGGTAGATAAAGCGCAGCAACATGCAGCAATGTCTCGATTAAGCGTTAACTTGGATAAACCAGTTCTGGGCCTCTGCCCAGGCGCTGAATTTGGGCCATCAAAACGCTGGCCAGAAGAGCATTATGCAGCGATAGCAAACCTATGGATTGCCGACGGTGGCGAAGTATGGATATTTGGCTCTCAAAAAGATCAACCGGTAGCCAACACTATTCGACAAAATCTGCCCGCAGAGTTGCAAACGCATTGTCATTTATTAGCTGGAAACACCAGTCTGACTGAAGCCATTGATCTCTTGGCTGCTTGTACAAAAGTAGTGAGTAATGATTCTGGTCTGATGCATATTGCCGCGGCAGTCAACACACCGCTAGTTGCCGTTTATGGCTCTACATCGCCAGGCTACACACCGCCGCTCAGCCAAAAGGTGCAAATAGTACATACTGACATAGAGTGCCGACCTTGTTTTAAACGGGAATGTCCATACAGCCATCTTAAATGTCTAAAGGAACTACATCCCAATCAAGTTTGGCACGCATTATCGGCGCTGAAATAG
- a CDS encoding glycosyltransferase, with translation MEYQKSTLVMGNFAEKKIHAIWLGEKLPLLAHVCIDDWRKQGYNYKLWSDNDPKIKEWINSCTFARKCYEKGLFAFVTDYLRLKILAEEGGLYLDTDVTINADPFPLFQNVDFCVGYEEGERLGTATIYARKNSETLTTLIRFYEEEIMASPLYMGPEIMTKLVTEQSPYVFDRIFLAPQHFFYSYQGEPIDFSPPQDRYMTHWFQHSWKHSKHLVFLKAKGKGIAGYIYEWQKEFFRFR, from the coding sequence ATGGAATATCAAAAATCAACGTTAGTTATGGGCAATTTTGCGGAGAAAAAAATCCACGCTATCTGGCTGGGAGAAAAGCTACCATTACTGGCTCATGTGTGTATTGATGACTGGAGAAAGCAAGGCTACAACTATAAACTCTGGTCAGATAATGATCCCAAAATAAAAGAGTGGATAAATAGCTGCACGTTTGCCAGAAAATGCTATGAAAAAGGGCTATTCGCGTTCGTCACCGATTATTTACGACTTAAAATTCTGGCGGAAGAAGGCGGGCTATATCTTGACACTGACGTCACTATAAATGCAGATCCATTCCCGCTTTTCCAGAATGTTGATTTCTGCGTCGGCTACGAAGAAGGCGAGCGTTTAGGCACAGCCACCATATATGCACGAAAAAATTCAGAAACCTTAACCACGTTGATTCGATTTTATGAAGAAGAGATCATGGCTTCTCCCCTCTATATGGGACCTGAAATCATGACTAAACTTGTGACAGAACAAAGTCCGTATGTTTTTGATCGGATTTTCCTGGCACCGCAGCACTTTTTTTATAGTTATCAGGGTGAACCCATCGATTTTTCTCCGCCACAAGATCGCTATATGACACACTGGTTTCAGCACAGCTGGAAACACTCCAAACACCTTGTTTTCCTCAAGGCGAAGGGGAAAGGCATTGCGGGCTACATATATGAGTGGCAAAAAGAATTTTTCAGATTTAGATAA